The Panthera uncia isolate 11264 chromosome B3 unlocalized genomic scaffold, Puncia_PCG_1.0 HiC_scaffold_1, whole genome shotgun sequence genome segment ATCTACGACTGACTCatagtatatgctcaataaatatttgctgaaaagtTCTCTCCGCTATTTTTACTtgcttaaaaatagagaaacgAATTCAGAGTGCTGTTCAAAggtttaataaaagttaaaaggtATTGAAAGCAAAGGGTTTCAATGTAATTTAAGTGAGAACCTGAAGAACaactaatattaaaaatgtcCACAGGCCTATCTTATGGCTAGAATAAAGCTCAGGTTTTCTCTAACATCTGTCCTCAGTAATTTAAATATGACTGATTATAAGCAACTCAAAGGTAGGACTACAGCTAATAAACTTTCTTTCTACAACATTTTAACAGTGGAAGCAGTCGGATGTTAGTAAATGTTTTACCATGATcaaacagaaatgtttattttttttaagttataaactaAACAAGTCTTTTTAGGAAAATCTAGAGTCATGACAGGTCTCTGAGccctatttaaatatttacatgtattccAAATCTCAATACAATTGAATCTCAGCTTTCCTCTCAGAATAAAAACACCAGCAGTTCATCTTAACCGAAATAAAAAATTGTGACTGAGAACTGTGAAAGGCAATTTTGTATGGACTCACTCTCGATTGCTAAAAAAAAACTCCCAATTAAGAGAATTGAACCTAACCGCTTAAAGTATATCAGATGGAAGttaataagaaaactgaagtgtTAGTTTAGTTGGCTACCCTAATAATGACAACAGAGGATGTAGTTAAAATCAGTTTGTTGCTTCCTGAGAATGTTGGGGTTTAAcaccagagaatttttttttaattttactgagaaataattaaCATGCAGCACTACACAGCGtatagcatgatggtttgatttacacaTATTGTGAGATGATTACGACAGGTTTAGGAACATCCATCATCTCAAAAAGatacaatgaagagaaaaaaattttctccttgtgatgaaaaTTCTTAGAATGTACTCTCAACAACCTTGCCATATATCACATAGTAGTGTTAACTCCAGTCATTCATAATGTACACTACATCCCTAGCATTTATCTATCTTAGAGCCTTTTACCTTTTGAccacatttctccagagaatttATTATAATCAGATTAAAGTTCTTACTATCAGTTCTGTTTTCTCGTCACTTCAAATTTGTAGTCTTTTTCACaattcaaagtttttattttgatgtacagTTTTATTTGATCACTGTCCTAATACCTCTTGGTCATAGCTCATTTTTAAGGGTATAAAAAAAGGCTAAGATACCAGGGCAAACAGATACCTATAGTCCAGATCTGACTATGTCACAAAATTTCATACCTGCAGCCAAAAGGTCTAACAGCACTGTAGAgtgtatatgcatgtacatacatGGCCACTCTGTCTGCAAGATGCTataagggagaaaaacagaagagctTATCAGTAAATTTCTATTACTGTTCAAAAGGTTCCTCAACATATTAGcaacttaacttttctttttatgtttattatttgagagagagagagagagaaagacagacagaacaagcaggggtggggcagagagacaggaacacacagaatcagaagctggctccaggctctgagctggcagcacagagcccaacgcggggctcgaacccacagactgcgagatcacgacctgagccgaagtcggctgcttaaccgactgagccacccaggcatccctcaactTACTTTTAAAGGAATGTTATAGCCAAAATTAGATCTGAAGTTGGAAGCTTCTTCTCTTGCAATGTCTGCTAAAGATCGCGCATCTGCCAGCAAACCTGCTACTGCCTGAAAGAAAGTAGGTAccaatttagtaaataaatacctTCCTATCACAAACCAAGGAAAGTGTGTAATTACTGTAGgcttacttaatattttaacaagCATCACCATTAGAAACCATTTGGCTTAAAGGTCTTTATAAGGCACTCTGGCATTTTGATGGGATGGGATGAAAAAAGAAGTATGGAATTATAGTTCAGAAATCTACCAAGTGTGACTTCATTGTTTTGTTCAATGACATTCACAAGCAGTATTTCTATAATTAATCCTCCATGTCTCCCAATTTACCAGTTCACTCTAAATAAGCAACAAGAATAAAACTATTGATCTTGATCAGGACTGATCTCTATTTAAAGCAGTTCTATGTCAAGTTACTAAAAGTTTGGGTCTAAAAGCCCAACCTCAAATCTTTTTCAGCTTATTGACTAATAAATTGCAAGGACAAACCAAAACATGACAAACCACACATCTTCCAAGACTGGTTAACTGCAGTTACCAAACCATGTGCTGAGTGAGATATGCTGGGGGCACTATAGTGAACCCAGTTGTGCAACGTTTGGAATTTGGGGGGGATACAGATGTTGAAGTAGCTCAGTTTCAACATTAGATCATtcatactcctttttttttttttttaatgtttatttttgagagagagaaacagagtgcaagttggggaggggcagagagagagggagacacaggatctgaagcaggctccaggctctgagctgtcagcacagagtccgacatgggactcgaactcttgaaccatgagacgagatcatgacctgagctgaagtcggacacttaaccggttgactgagccacccaggcgccctgagatcaTTCATATTCCTTTCAATGCCATCATACTGTTGAGCACCTGGGTTGTTGTGATAAAAAATAAGTATCATACAAAAATCCATTTGGAACAGGAAAcgggggggtgaggggagtgcAGTTTAAACTTTAAGAAGTTGTGCAGTGCATGTTAGTcattgttattctttaaaaataaaaatatttttctaaaaaaaataatatttttaattgtatgtgtattttttcttttacggTTATTAAATTTTGGGGACATAAACACTAAGTTGTTTGTAACTAAATGCATAATCAGAACCACTGGGTGGTTCTTTTGGTGTAGGTAAACCgacaaaaaaaattactgaaactcTTAGTACTAGGAACCAAGAAGTCCAGGAATTGCCAGCTTATTTACAGAATTTAAAAGTAAGGGATATCAAAATAATAGCCACTTTTCTGCTGCTACCTACTAACAGTAGTAATGATGAAAATTCCTAAAACATAGCACTCATTTCATGCTAagcattttacttaattttaacatTGTAACAACTGTTAGGAGGTAAGTATTACTACTGCCCTacttttgcaggtgaggaaactgttTAGAAGAATTTCCCCAAGGTTACTCAGCCAGTAAGTTTCACCATTTAAAGAGTCTTCTGTTGCTTTGGAGAAAGCCTACTGTGAAGTCCAATAATTCTTAAACCACTGAAGATAACTGCGGAGATGAAACATTAATCCTTTATTGTCTCCAACCCTCTTCAACATGTAATGTTTTGCCAATTTCCAGCTATAAGGAATGCCATCAGTTTCCTGGCTTTAAATTAACAAATGAGACAAATTTTAAAGTTCTAGGGCAACGTTTTCCCATCACTACCTTTAAGCACACACAACTTTTTTCAAAACGCACCTACCTAAATTTTTCTTCTACTAAAAAGAATGTATAATTCACTAGTTTCTTCCTATCAGCTAGGTTACAATCTGGGAAGTTACATCAAAACATACCAGTTtcatattgtatgtcaactatacccaaattttaagaataaataaatatagaggtccaaatgacagaagaaaaaccATTACCAGTTTCGCTGGCATAATACATTTGGGAGAAAAAACATGttcagaaaaaataatcattgaaGAAGCAAAAAAATCTATAGCTTTATAGTTTACCAGCTACATTTTACACCTTCATTGGTGATCTACGGTGCCAAGATCTCTTTTCTACACATACTTCCCACCCTTTTTGTGTTTGTAACACCTATCATTTAGAAATACCAAAGGTAACTGCAGTATGAGTGGGTCCTATAGGATCTCACCCTGCAGAATGGACTCTGGAGTAACATGTAGGCCAGGCAGACCCAAGTTTGAATCCCAGATTACTTCTTTACCAGCTgtgttttcttatatataaaaatgggggggcgcctgggtggctcagtcggttaagcgtccgacttcagctcaggtcacgatctcgcggtccgcgagttcaagccccgcgtcgggctctgggctgatggctcagagcctggagcctgcttccgattctgtgtttccctctctctctgcccctcccccgttcatgctgtgtctctctctgtctcaaaaataaataaacgttaaaaaaaaatttttttttaaataaaaatgggattAATATTACTTTCACTGGGATATCAGACACAGGAAATTTATGTAAAGAGGTtctagcacagtatctggcacacacatgttctcttttcttccttgccttttcagTAACCAAGGTTAGAAtcagtcctttgctttttttgcttttacagTCTGACATCTACATAGAATGACTTCAGTATATACCAGTAATGTATTTATGGCTTTACTTGCAATTATGCAGAGCAGTAACTAAATATAGCTGCaagaaataaaacagtgtttATTCCTTTCATTAAACATCGTTTCTTGGTGCTCCATTTTACTACAATACAAAGAGAtacaaaaagctaaaaattcTATGCCTCTCAAGCTTATACTTTCATTGGTGATCTACACTGCCAAGATCGCCTTTCTACACATACTTTCCACCTTTCTCCCCTCATTTTCTTAAAGCAATTTTTCAAATACATCTCCAATCAGGTTACAAGAACACTATTCTTTTGGACAGTGAACTATTCACAAGCCAGTATCAGTAATCACTCTGTGATTACTTCGGTGGCTGCTCTCTGATTGGTTTCTGCCTCAGTTCTGACGTAATAAATGAGTTCTTATAATCACAGTTTAACATATTACGGTTACTTCACAAGAAAGAAATTGGACAAGGCAAAAAGGAACATTGTAAAATGTGACCTACCATTCCAACATGCCGATCAACATTAAAAAGTCGTTTGTTGGAACCTTCTTCATAAAGTTTAGAAAGGACTAACTTTTCTACCCCAAAGACAACGCCATCTTTACATCTGATTCCAATAGCTGTACTGgaacaagtagaaaaaaatcaatttttttaactgaaaataaaaggaacttcATAAactttaagcttaaaaaaaaaacataaaaataggtaacattttttaaagcatgctaaatttaaatttaaaacaaatacatttgaaaacgAGAAAGAGGACAACCTGAAGTGTGATAAATTAGGTCCATGTAAATGTACATCATGAGATGACCAAAAAAATCTAGCATATCATGACATAAAAAGATATTAATACTTGTGAGAAAAGATGCCAACAAAATAGTACAAAATGGCAGTGTCTGACATATGATAATACACTATAATAAATGTTGACTTAGCTCATGTCCATTAAAAATGGTACataaaaatgcatagaaaagacaggttatatacaaaccaaaAAGTAAACAGTGACTAATCTAAGTGGAAAAATTagagttcttttcttttgctcatttgcttCTTTTGCAACAACCAGTGCTTATAAAACTATATCAAACAATATACATTTTAGACAACTGCTGAAAACAAAATGGATCTTAATCTCTTAAGTAAAACGTGGAGAAATTATATGCTACCACTTCGAGATGAAAATATATCATTAACTCTgttcttctagttcttttttaattttttttttaacacttattcatttttgagagacagagacagagcggtagaggggcaaagagagagggagacacagaatccaaagaagactccaggctctgagctgtcagcacagagtctgatgcggggctcgaactcactgaccgcgagatcatgacctgaactgaagttgacacctaatcgactgagccacccaagcgccccttttttaaaaatttttttaatgtttgtttatttttgagagtgagagagagagagaggaagagggaggggcagagagagagggagacacaacgtGAAGCAGGTCACAAATGGCAAGTTCGTGagctgagcagaagctggacgtttaaccaactgagccaaactGGCACCCCTTCTAATCCTTTTAATAAAAAGGGaattctgatgaaaaaaaaacagataaatgaacAGAGCCACACACAAATTACACAAAAAATTTCAGACACTCCTTCTCTCACATATCAGGTATCTTCAATGGTTCCCCTTTTGAGTTTAAACTCCTTGGTCCAGCTTTCAATCCTGAGAATCTACAAAGCCCATCTAGCTTATTAAATTTCCTATTATAAATCCCACACACTACTGAATTCAACTTCACTATCTTCCCTCAAACACcttatgttcatttttgcttttatgtggTACTAGCAAAAAGTATTTACATGTGGACTTTACTAAAATTCTGCaaacaggggcacgtgggtggctcagtaggttaagtatccaactcttgattttggctcatgagatagagccctgcatctggctctgctgacagcgcagccctgcttgggattttctctctccctctctctccctgcccctcccctgctctctctcaaaataaatacacttaaaaaaaaaataagagtaaaataaaattctggaaacACTTCCCTACTCCACCTCTAATCCAAAAGatttcattatataaatgaaaaaatttggCTCAAACACCAACACTATTTGTTTACCAGgcaaaaaaaaagtccttcaagAGGACTTTTTAAGAGAATGagacattattaaataaattatttttaaaaagtcttttaattcATCCCAAAGCTGCTTTAGATTCCAAGATACAATGATCATGTAAGTATAACTGACTGCAAAATCTCTTCAATAAAGGACTCATAAAATGTGTCAACAAGCTAATAGTTCAACCAAGATATTACAATGGTACCAAGGAATCATTTTGGCACATTAAACCAAACAATAAAAGACAGAGTGAAGGAAATGAGTCCAACAAGAAGATATCTTAGTGAGTCCCACACCTTTTGGGGTGTGGCAGcagtaaagaattaaaaaaaaaaaaaaaatcctgctggaTGTGATGAACTGCATAGGACACTtcaaacacaaggaaataaaagatagaatgacaggggcgcctgggtggctcagttgattacacatctgattcttgatttcagctcagatcataatttcACAATTCatagccccatgtcgagctcagcatagagcctgcttgagattcttcctctccctcttccgttctcccacttgcactctctctctcaaaatttaaaaaaagataaaatgacaaaGTAACAAACCTAACAGCCAAGCAAACAATGCTATaaatcaagaattttaaaaaggaaaatgggccGGCAAAGATGATAAAGGAATTTGGTTATATACACTACATGTGAGACATGGTGGAATGTCTAAGTGGATAACCTTGGAACCAACGGGAAATATAGGACTGAGGCTGATGGAAAGATCTGACCTAAAAAGAGACCCGGAAATGACCAGTAAGTTGAGATTATTTTAGGGCACCTATTATTTTGTACCAAAGTAACATAAAAAGCCTAATTaccaaaaatatggaaaaggagaTACTTGATACCTGATTAAAACATGCTAAATTTCAAGTAAAACAATGTTTCTTACCTACTATTTTCCACAGCTTTCATAGCATATTCAACTTGAAAAACTCTTCCATCAGGAGAGAATGTAGAGGCTGACAGGTCATACTGGGAAGAAAAAGGTAACAATAAGCTTAAATGCATCTTTCGCAATAATAACCTTatcatctttatttctaaatGGCTTACACATCAGAAAgatgaggggaaggaaggagtgtTAAATCTCAAAGATTTTGCTTTGAAGAGGAAAAGGCAGCATGTCAGAGCAGCAAAAGCAACTAAGAGAAAAGCTAGTTTAGATTTCTGCTACTGAAAAGCAACAGATACAAGTCCAAGGTAAAGTCAGATGTTTTCCACACTGAACAAAGTTCATTTTTGTACAAAATGGACATGCTCTGGGCTCCaga includes the following:
- the PSMA3 gene encoding proteasome subunit alpha type-3; amino-acid sequence: MSSIGTGYDLSASTFSPDGRVFQVEYAMKAVENSSTAIGIRCKDGVVFGVEKLVLSKLYEEGSNKRLFNVDRHVGMAVAGLLADARSLADIAREEASNFRSNFGYNIPLKHLADRVAMYVHAYTLYSAVRPFGCSFMLGSYSVNDGAQLYMIDPSGVSYGYWGCAIGKARQAAKTEIEKLQMKEMTCRDVVKEVAKIIYIVHDEVKDKAFELELSWVGEITKGRHEIVPKDIREEAEKYAKESLKEEDESDDDNM